A genomic segment from uncultured Marinifilum sp. encodes:
- the lpcA gene encoding D-sedoheptulose 7-phosphate isomerase: protein MTMNDIRSSFLDAQTVLNEFIAKEENFKAIQKAGDIMAEAIKNGGKIISCGNGGSMCDAMHFAEELTGRFREDRKSMPAIAISDPSHITCVGNDYGFDFIFSRYVEGVGQKGDVLLGISTSGNSTNILNAIKVAKEKGMYVVGLSGKTGGEMADVCDMEIRVPWKSYSDRVQEIHIKVIHCLIQYIEAKLK from the coding sequence ATGACTATGAACGATATAAGAAGCAGTTTTTTAGATGCACAAACTGTGCTGAATGAATTTATTGCTAAGGAAGAAAATTTTAAGGCCATACAAAAAGCGGGCGATATCATGGCTGAGGCTATAAAAAATGGAGGAAAAATAATTTCGTGCGGAAATGGTGGTTCTATGTGCGATGCTATGCATTTTGCCGAAGAATTAACTGGTCGCTTTCGCGAAGATAGAAAATCGATGCCTGCAATTGCTATTTCCGATCCTAGCCACATTACCTGTGTGGGTAACGATTACGGCTTCGATTTTATTTTTTCGAGATATGTAGAAGGAGTTGGACAAAAAGGAGATGTATTGTTAGGAATTAGTACATCAGGAAATTCTACTAATATTCTTAATGCCATTAAAGTGGCAAAAGAAAAAGGAATGTATGTGGTTGGACTAAGTGGAAAAACAGGAGGCGAAATGGCTGATGTTTGCGACATGGAAATTAGAGTGCCCTGGAAATCATATTCCGATAGGGTGCAGGAAATTCATATTAAGGTAATTCATTGTTTGATTCAGTACATTGAAGCGAAATTGAAATAA
- the mutL gene encoding DNA mismatch repair endonuclease MutL has product MSDLIQILPDNVANQIAAGEVVQRPASVVKELVENAIDAGSSSIKINLIDAGKTLIQVIDNGCGMSVTDARLAFERHATSKIRKANDLFAIRSMGFRGEALASIAAIANVELKTKRTEDELGTHIIINGSELVSQEVSACCDGSNFIVKNLFFNVPARRKFLKANSTELRNIITEFHRIVLSNSDISFQLIHNDTEIHNLPAGNIRQRIMSVFGKNMNSRLISINTKTSIVKLTGFIGKPKNAKKNLGEQFFFVNKRFMRHPYFYKSVIQAYDKILPPETVPPYFIFFEVDPKIIDINIHPTKTEIKFEDERAIYQIIQASIREALGKFNIVPSIDFDEDTSLEIPVAGQETEIEAPMIKVNPEFNPFDAESNYNPFDAEKNYNPFDNPSRSIESNPFFQEFKAKTPESSKQAPKKEVPENWEKLYETPGVSAQKESDQPAIDPENIPDYFQAPEIQQPEVQQQILQPKFPNAAQPKKAKNFFQLKNKYILTPIRSGLMIIDQRKAHERILFEKFINSLENHQGIAQQTLFPQTIELNASDYTLLQVILEDVKALGFDIREFGKKTFVINGTPADIQNSEPKELLENLLANYKTNQLDVKLKVRENLAKALAKASAVNYGKSLSYEEMSSIIDQLFACNVPNFTPDGKPIISVLETQELEKRFK; this is encoded by the coding sequence ATGTCAGATTTGATACAGATTCTACCAGACAATGTAGCAAACCAAATTGCTGCAGGCGAGGTAGTACAAAGACCAGCATCGGTAGTAAAGGAACTTGTTGAGAACGCAATAGATGCAGGAAGTAGCTCGATAAAAATTAATTTAATAGATGCAGGAAAAACCCTTATTCAGGTAATTGATAATGGCTGTGGTATGTCGGTTACCGATGCACGATTAGCATTTGAACGACACGCCACATCGAAAATACGCAAAGCAAATGATTTGTTTGCCATTAGATCGATGGGATTTAGAGGCGAAGCTTTGGCTTCTATTGCAGCCATTGCAAATGTCGAGCTAAAAACCAAACGTACCGAAGACGAACTTGGAACTCATATTATCATTAATGGTTCTGAATTAGTATCGCAGGAAGTTTCGGCTTGTTGTGATGGTAGTAATTTCATTGTTAAAAATCTATTTTTTAATGTTCCTGCCCGCCGTAAATTCCTAAAAGCAAATTCTACTGAGCTCCGAAATATTATCACTGAGTTTCACAGAATTGTTCTTTCTAATTCCGACATATCTTTTCAGTTAATTCACAACGATACCGAAATTCATAACCTGCCTGCAGGAAATATTCGTCAGCGTATTATGAGTGTTTTTGGTAAAAATATGAATTCCAGATTAATTAGTATCAATACCAAAACAAGTATTGTTAAACTAACCGGATTTATAGGGAAACCTAAAAATGCTAAGAAAAATTTAGGCGAACAATTCTTTTTCGTAAACAAACGCTTTATGAGGCATCCGTATTTTTATAAGTCTGTTATTCAGGCTTATGATAAAATACTGCCTCCCGAAACTGTTCCACCATATTTTATATTCTTTGAGGTTGATCCTAAAATTATAGACATTAATATTCATCCTACAAAAACAGAAATTAAGTTTGAGGATGAACGTGCTATTTACCAAATTATTCAAGCCTCAATTCGCGAAGCTCTAGGAAAATTTAACATTGTTCCATCCATCGATTTTGATGAAGATACAAGTTTAGAAATTCCAGTTGCTGGTCAGGAAACGGAGATTGAAGCTCCAATGATTAAGGTAAATCCTGAGTTTAATCCTTTCGATGCAGAATCGAATTACAACCCCTTCGACGCAGAAAAAAATTATAACCCTTTCGATAATCCGAGCCGATCTATTGAATCGAATCCATTTTTTCAGGAGTTTAAAGCAAAAACACCAGAGTCGAGCAAGCAAGCACCCAAAAAAGAGGTACCCGAAAATTGGGAAAAACTTTATGAAACTCCAGGAGTTTCAGCACAAAAAGAAAGCGATCAGCCAGCTATCGACCCCGAAAATATTCCCGACTATTTTCAGGCTCCGGAAATTCAGCAACCAGAAGTACAACAACAAATTCTGCAACCTAAATTCCCAAATGCTGCACAACCAAAAAAAGCAAAAAACTTTTTTCAGCTAAAAAATAAATATATTCTTACGCCAATTCGTTCTGGCTTAATGATAATCGATCAGCGTAAGGCTCATGAGCGTATATTGTTCGAAAAATTTATAAACTCTCTAGAAAATCATCAGGGAATTGCACAACAAACTCTTTTTCCACAAACCATAGAGCTTAATGCTTCGGATTACACATTACTGCAAGTAATTTTAGAAGACGTAAAAGCTTTGGGTTTCGATATCAGAGAATTTGGAAAGAAAACTTTCGTAATTAATGGTACTCCGGCCGATATACAGAATTCGGAACCCAAAGAGTTACTGGAAAATTTACTGGCCAATTATAAAACCAATCAATTAGATGTAAAACTAAAGGTTCGCGAAAATCTGGCCAAAGCATTAGCCAAAGCATCGGCTGTTAATTATGGTAAGTCTCTTAGCTACGAAGAAATGAGCTCAATTATCGATCAGCTGTTTGCTTGTAACGTACCCAATTTTACACCCGATGGAAAACCAATAATTTCGGTGCTTGAAACTCAAGAACTCGAAAAAAGATTTAAATAA
- a CDS encoding DUF58 domain-containing protein produces the protein MKQLSDLIQFEAFDNLEIIAKQIVEGFLIGLHRSPYHGFSVEFAEHRLYNKGESTKHIDWKLFARSDKMFVKQFEEETNLRAHIVIDTSSSMLFPYKNKSQSKLSYSVLCAAALVHLLRKQRDAVGLCTFSDQINLMTPAKLSLTHAQLLYSELNKVYHGEGIDTNRETRISGTLHQLAESLHKRSLVIVFSDFTGAESPQEIMESLQHLRFNKHEVLLFSVRDIELESKFNFENRPSRFIDLETGESLKLNPLEIKDLYKLKQDEFFTELKLLCGQFSIDFVEADIRKEFNEVLQSYLVKRKKLM, from the coding sequence GTGAAACAACTTTCTGATCTTATACAATTCGAAGCATTCGATAACCTAGAGATTATAGCGAAACAAATAGTTGAAGGCTTTTTAATAGGATTACATCGTAGTCCTTATCATGGTTTTTCGGTCGAGTTTGCAGAGCATCGTTTATACAATAAAGGAGAATCGACTAAGCACATCGATTGGAAACTCTTTGCCCGAAGCGATAAAATGTTTGTGAAACAGTTCGAGGAAGAAACTAACCTTAGAGCGCATATTGTAATAGATACATCTTCGTCGATGTTGTTTCCATATAAAAATAAAAGTCAGTCGAAGCTAAGTTATTCGGTTTTGTGCGCAGCCGCATTAGTTCACTTACTGCGTAAACAAAGAGATGCTGTTGGTTTGTGTACTTTTTCGGATCAGATTAATTTAATGACACCAGCAAAGCTTTCGCTTACCCATGCGCAATTATTATACTCCGAATTAAATAAGGTTTATCATGGAGAAGGAATCGATACGAATCGAGAAACTCGTATTTCAGGCACTTTGCATCAGTTGGCCGAAAGCTTGCACAAGCGATCATTGGTAATTGTTTTTTCCGATTTTACAGGGGCGGAATCTCCACAGGAAATTATGGAATCTTTGCAGCATCTTCGTTTTAATAAACACGAGGTTTTACTTTTTTCGGTTAGAGATATTGAGTTAGAATCTAAGTTTAATTTTGAAAACAGACCAAGTCGTTTTATCGATTTGGAAACCGGAGAGAGCCTAAAGTTAAATCCTTTAGAAATTAAAGATTTGTATAAACTTAAGCAAGATGAATTTTTTACAGAACTAAAATTGTTATGCGGACAATTCTCTATCGATTTTGTTGAAGCAGATATCCGTAAAGAATTTAATGAGGTTTTGCAATCATATCTTGTAAAAAGAAAGAAGCTGATGTAG
- a CDS encoding glycosyltransferase: MKNLSIITPVKDSLHTTKDTIKAVVQSTVSFPYKIYNDFSTEETKKYLSEHEKSLNYTLVNLEDITNTPSPNYKLVLQVAQKEAIENESGLLIIESDVIVKPDTIEQLFKYANELDSCGMVASVTVDQDENYNFPYNHVKASDPEIIDTNRSLSFCCTLITLDFLKSFDFEELSNEKDWFDTYISKMSRKLGFKNYILRKHTVLHMPHSSRPWKQLKYDNPLKYYFLKFLKKRDRI, translated from the coding sequence ATGAAGAATTTATCCATAATTACTCCAGTAAAAGACTCTTTACATACTACCAAGGATACCATTAAAGCTGTTGTACAGTCTACAGTTTCTTTTCCTTATAAAATTTATAACGATTTTAGTACCGAGGAAACAAAAAAGTATCTCTCAGAGCATGAAAAAAGTTTAAACTATACATTGGTAAATTTGGAGGATATTACAAATACTCCATCGCCCAATTATAAATTGGTACTTCAGGTAGCACAGAAAGAGGCAATAGAAAATGAGTCTGGACTTCTGATTATTGAATCGGATGTAATTGTAAAACCAGATACCATTGAACAATTATTTAAATATGCTAATGAGCTTGATTCTTGTGGAATGGTAGCTTCAGTTACGGTAGATCAAGATGAAAATTATAATTTTCCTTACAACCACGTAAAAGCTTCCGATCCTGAAATTATAGATACCAATAGAAGTTTAAGTTTTTGCTGTACATTGATTACGCTCGATTTCTTAAAATCATTTGATTTTGAAGAATTATCCAACGAGAAGGATTGGTTTGATACATATATATCAAAAATGTCGAGGAAGTTAGGATTTAAAAATTACATACTGCGAAAACACACGGTTTTGCACATGCCTCATAGTAGCAGACCTTGGAAACAGTTGAAGTATGATAATCCATTAAAATACTACTTTTTAAAATTTTTGAAGAAAAGAGATAGAATTTAA
- a CDS encoding ion transporter, translated as MLSIKEELYEIIFEADTKSGKVFDVTLLVIILLSILLVMLESVPSIENQHQELLRIAEWAITIIFSIEYILRIWIVRHSKTYIFSFYGIIDFLSILPTYVALFFAGTQGLMVIRALRLLRVFRILKLNRYLKESAIIIHALKQSRIKISVFLFAVLTLVIIIGTIMYLIEGGENGFTSIPRGIYWAIVTLTTVGYGDISPATSLGQLLASIVMIMGYAIIAVPTGIVTAELSKHNNPVLSTQVCPNCLSEGHAQDAKYCNKCGSKLN; from the coding sequence ATGTTATCTATAAAAGAAGAACTATACGAAATAATTTTTGAAGCCGATACCAAAAGTGGTAAAGTATTCGATGTTACTTTACTGGTTATTATTCTGCTAAGCATTTTATTGGTAATGTTGGAGAGTGTTCCTTCTATCGAAAACCAGCATCAGGAGCTATTAAGAATTGCAGAATGGGCTATTACTATTATTTTTAGTATTGAATATATTCTTCGAATCTGGATAGTTAGACATTCCAAAACATACATTTTTAGTTTTTATGGGATAATAGATTTTTTATCGATACTGCCTACTTATGTAGCACTTTTTTTTGCGGGCACTCAAGGTTTAATGGTTATAAGAGCATTACGATTGCTTAGAGTATTTCGAATACTTAAACTAAACAGATATCTTAAAGAAAGTGCCATTATTATACATGCGCTAAAACAAAGCAGAATTAAAATTTCTGTTTTTCTTTTTGCCGTGCTCACTTTAGTAATAATTATTGGTACCATTATGTACTTAATTGAAGGAGGAGAAAACGGTTTTACCAGTATTCCTCGTGGAATTTACTGGGCCATTGTAACTTTAACTACTGTTGGATATGGAGATATTTCGCCTGCTACCTCCTTAGGACAATTACTAGCTAGCATTGTAATGATAATGGGGTATGCAATAATTGCTGTCCCAACTGGAATAGTTACAGCCGAATTAAGCAAACATAACAATCCTGTTTTATCGACACAGGTTTGTCCTAATTGCCTAAGCGAAGGACACGCCCAGGATGCTAAATATTGCAACAAGTGCGGCAGTAAGCTTAATTAA
- a CDS encoding lipopolysaccharide kinase InaA family protein: MPYHINSNYLDLKTFIEELPIRFAKEGKSIYKVRNEVKIFEIGGYLLNVKSYKVPNLFNKIAYRYLRESKAIRAYKYADFLLKNGIETPAPVAWVECHNGGVLKESYFISIQYKHDFTLRDVLENKVDNKTEILNGFVDYTVNKLHKNGVFHLDYSPGNILIRKKQDTYSYSVIDLNRMKFLPIDIDKGMENLKQLHTTPENYKIIGRQYGELLGIDPNTCADKLIEMDNKYQEYRSRRSRFKRFFKKK, encoded by the coding sequence ATGCCTTATCATATAAACAGCAATTATTTAGACTTAAAAACCTTTATTGAAGAGCTTCCTATTCGGTTTGCAAAAGAAGGTAAATCAATTTATAAAGTTCGAAACGAAGTAAAGATTTTCGAAATAGGTGGGTATCTTTTAAATGTTAAAAGTTATAAAGTCCCTAATCTATTTAACAAAATTGCATATCGATACCTTAGAGAATCGAAAGCCATACGAGCTTATAAATATGCAGATTTTTTATTAAAAAATGGAATAGAAACGCCAGCTCCTGTAGCTTGGGTGGAATGCCATAATGGTGGAGTACTTAAAGAAAGTTACTTTATAAGCATTCAATACAAACATGATTTTACTTTACGAGATGTACTGGAAAATAAAGTTGATAACAAAACGGAAATATTAAATGGTTTTGTTGATTATACTGTAAACAAATTGCATAAAAATGGGGTTTTCCACCTTGATTATTCTCCTGGTAACATCTTAATTCGAAAAAAGCAGGATACTTATTCGTATAGTGTAATTGACCTGAACAGAATGAAATTCTTACCTATTGATATTGATAAAGGGATGGAGAATTTAAAACAACTTCATACCACACCTGAAAACTATAAAATTATTGGCAGACAATATGGGGAGTTGTTAGGAATTGATCCTAATACTTGTGCTGATAAATTAATAGAAATGGATAATAAATATCAGGAATACAGATCACGCCGCAGCCGGTTTAAGAGATTTTTTAAAAAGAAATAA
- a CDS encoding rhomboid family intramembrane serine protease — MTQYRPPLLNLPPVVKNLLIINVIMLLATYVLGSKFGLNLDNYLALHFPASEYFMPHQFITHMFMHGGITHLFFNMFALFMFGRVLESVWGPKRFLLYYMITGIGAALIQTGVNWIDYNSMKSAVDAFTNTPTPELMSEFIKNHVGEVRPWVQDFINSWSEYPNDASATNQAVILMNRMLEGQINGATVGASGAVFGILLAFGMLFPNTELMLLFPPIPIKAKYFVIGYGVLELFLGFQNQATDNVAHFAHLGGMIFGFILIKYWQKNSNRFY; from the coding sequence ATGACACAATATAGACCTCCTTTATTAAACTTACCGCCGGTAGTTAAAAACCTGCTAATTATTAATGTTATAATGCTTTTAGCAACTTACGTATTAGGAAGTAAGTTTGGTTTAAATCTTGATAACTATTTGGCATTACATTTTCCGGCATCGGAATATTTTATGCCTCACCAGTTTATTACTCATATGTTTATGCATGGTGGTATTACACACTTGTTTTTTAATATGTTTGCCTTATTTATGTTTGGCCGCGTACTAGAAAGTGTTTGGGGACCAAAACGGTTTTTGTTATACTATATGATAACCGGAATTGGTGCAGCATTAATACAAACCGGAGTTAACTGGATCGATTATAACTCTATGAAATCAGCTGTTGATGCTTTTACAAATACACCAACGCCCGAGTTAATGTCTGAATTCATAAAGAATCATGTTGGAGAAGTACGCCCTTGGGTACAGGATTTTATTAATTCATGGTCGGAATATCCGAATGATGCCAGCGCTACAAACCAAGCTGTTATTCTAATGAACAGAATGCTTGAAGGACAAATTAATGGTGCAACTGTAGGTGCTTCGGGAGCTGTATTTGGAATTTTACTTGCCTTTGGTATGCTGTTCCCAAATACCGAGTTAATGCTGCTTTTTCCTCCTATTCCTATTAAAGCAAAATACTTTGTTATTGGATACGGAGTACTAGAATTATTTCTTGGTTTTCAAAATCAGGCAACCGATAATGTTGCACACTTTGCACACTTAGGAGGAATGATATTCGGCTTTATACTAATAAAATACTGGCAAAAAAATTCGAACCGATTTTATTAA
- a CDS encoding YifB family Mg chelatase-like AAA ATPase, with translation MLVKTYGSAVHGIHATTITIEVNVFPGVRFSLVGLPDNAVKESQQRIDSALREVGYKIPGKKIIINMAPADIRKEGSAYDLPLAIAILTATEQITCDTLDKFMIMGELSLDGSLVPVKGVLPMAIQAREEGFEGLILPKANAREAAVVNKLKVYGANSINEVIEFLKGDQEIEPTVVDTRAEFYAHLNQFPHDFADVKGQENVKRALEIAAAGGHNIIMIGPPGAGKTMLAKRISGILPPLSLQEALETTKIHSVAGTLEKNSSLMTQRPFRNPHHTISDVALVGGGTYPQPGEISLAHNGVLFLDELPEFKRTVLEVMRQPLEDRTITISRAKFSVEYPASTMLIASMNPCPCGYYNHPEKDCLCGPGMVQKYLSKISGPLLDRIDIHIEVVPVSFDKISNSQLSEKSEVIRKRVEAARDIQTKRFKEEEGMHCNAQMSSKLLRKYCRPDEAGMALLKTAMEKVGLSARAYDRILKVSRTIADLEGSADIKSEHLAEAIQYRSLDRDGWGG, from the coding sequence ATGCTTGTTAAAACTTATGGAAGTGCCGTTCATGGTATTCATGCAACAACCATTACTATCGAGGTAAATGTTTTTCCCGGAGTGCGTTTCTCACTTGTAGGTTTGCCCGATAATGCAGTTAAAGAAAGTCAGCAGAGAATCGATTCTGCCCTGCGCGAAGTGGGATATAAAATTCCGGGTAAAAAAATTATTATTAATATGGCTCCTGCCGATATTCGCAAAGAAGGATCGGCCTATGATTTGCCTCTTGCCATTGCAATATTAACAGCTACCGAACAGATTACTTGCGATACACTCGATAAATTTATGATAATGGGAGAGCTTTCTCTCGATGGTAGTTTAGTGCCCGTAAAAGGAGTTTTACCCATGGCAATACAAGCAAGAGAAGAAGGTTTTGAAGGATTAATATTGCCCAAAGCAAACGCTCGCGAAGCTGCCGTAGTTAATAAGCTAAAAGTGTATGGAGCCAACTCAATAAACGAGGTAATCGAATTTTTAAAGGGCGATCAGGAAATTGAACCCACAGTGGTAGATACACGTGCCGAATTTTATGCTCACTTAAATCAATTTCCACACGATTTTGCCGATGTGAAAGGGCAGGAGAATGTAAAAAGAGCTTTGGAAATAGCAGCAGCAGGAGGTCACAATATTATTATGATAGGCCCCCCAGGAGCAGGTAAAACCATGTTGGCAAAACGTATCTCGGGTATTTTACCTCCTTTAAGTTTGCAGGAAGCACTAGAAACTACTAAAATTCATTCGGTGGCCGGAACCCTAGAGAAAAACAGTTCACTTATGACACAAAGGCCATTTCGAAATCCGCATCACACAATTTCGGATGTGGCCCTAGTTGGAGGTGGAACATATCCGCAACCAGGAGAAATTAGCCTGGCACATAATGGAGTACTTTTTTTAGACGAGTTGCCTGAGTTTAAGCGTACTGTTTTAGAGGTAATGCGTCAGCCATTAGAAGATAGAACCATTACAATTTCCAGAGCAAAATTTTCTGTAGAATATCCTGCAAGCACCATGCTTATAGCTTCTATGAACCCCTGTCCCTGTGGATATTACAATCATCCCGAAAAGGATTGCTTGTGTGGTCCGGGAATGGTACAAAAATACCTGAGTAAAATTAGCGGTCCGCTTTTAGATCGAATAGATATTCACATAGAGGTGGTTCCGGTTTCTTTCGATAAAATATCCAATTCTCAGTTGTCCGAAAAAAGTGAAGTAATACGAAAACGGGTTGAAGCTGCGCGTGATATTCAAACCAAGCGATTTAAAGAGGAAGAGGGCATGCATTGTAATGCGCAAATGAGTTCTAAGCTATTGCGCAAATATTGCCGTCCCGATGAGGCCGGAATGGCTTTGTTGAAAACTGCCATGGAAAAGGTCGGTTTATCGGCCCGAGCCTACGACAGAATATTAAAAGTATCGCGAACAATTGCCGATTTAGAAGGATCGGCAGACATTAAAAGTGAGCATTTGGCAGAAGCAATTCAGTATCGCAGTCTCGATCGCGATGGTTGGGGTGGATAA
- a CDS encoding rhomboid family intramembrane serine protease: MRSNFNNPYQSYSNQNIWNGIKDSFKDGSNLTKLIYINLAVFLLVKILGVFTYFFQYSPSQIPFMVYWLSVPAETGALLSRPWTVFTYMFLHQDFLHILFNMLWLFWFGKIFLSYLDQKKLLSIYLIGGLTGAATYIFAYNIFPVFQDVRFGAYALGASASVMAVVLATVVYAPNHVIKLVFIGPVKIKHIAIFFLITDIISIPNGNAGGHLAHLGGAFYGWLFISQLRKGKDISSGFNSLMESFFKLFGKKKKMKVSFKNTRTMSDEEYNKSKKINQEELNRILDKIAKSGYDSLTKEEKEILFKSSNQK, translated from the coding sequence ATGAGAAGTAACTTCAATAATCCATATCAAAGCTATTCCAACCAAAATATTTGGAATGGAATTAAAGATTCTTTTAAAGACGGAAGCAATCTTACCAAATTAATTTACATTAATTTAGCTGTATTTCTTTTGGTAAAAATTCTTGGTGTATTCACCTATTTTTTTCAGTATTCTCCCTCGCAAATACCATTTATGGTTTATTGGCTTTCGGTTCCGGCCGAAACAGGTGCTCTTTTAAGCAGACCATGGACCGTTTTTACTTATATGTTTCTCCATCAGGATTTTCTGCATATTTTATTTAACATGCTTTGGCTATTTTGGTTTGGAAAAATTTTCTTGTCTTATCTCGATCAAAAAAAATTACTTAGCATTTATTTAATTGGTGGATTAACTGGAGCTGCAACCTATATTTTTGCATATAATATTTTCCCTGTTTTTCAGGATGTTCGTTTTGGCGCTTATGCTTTGGGTGCATCGGCCTCGGTAATGGCCGTGGTTTTGGCAACAGTAGTATACGCACCTAATCATGTTATTAAGCTAGTATTTATTGGGCCTGTAAAAATAAAACACATTGCCATTTTCTTTTTAATTACTGATATTATAAGCATTCCCAACGGAAATGCTGGTGGACACTTGGCTCATTTAGGAGGTGCATTTTATGGTTGGTTATTTATATCACAATTGCGCAAGGGCAAAGATATTTCATCTGGTTTTAACTCACTAATGGAATCTTTCTTTAAGCTATTTGGCAAAAAAAAGAAAATGAAGGTAAGTTTTAAAAACACTCGTACAATGAGTGATGAAGAATACAACAAATCGAAAAAAATAAACCAAGAAGAATTAAATCGTATTTTAGATAAAATTGCAAAATCGGGTTACGATAGCTTAACAAAAGAAGAGAAAGAAATTTTATTTAAATCGAGTAATCAAAAGTAA
- a CDS encoding endonuclease/exonuclease/phosphatase family protein — MKNFLHNALVIFSLIFSGSLLVSYSAAFINPEKFCLPAFWGLAYPYLLAANILFVIYWIFRRRWSFLIPLTIILIGYKPLSNFIQLNKSRTKVKTESDLTLLTYNVRAFDKYQWTKDPKTPEKTLQLLQEKNAGIICFQEFRYTPNGILSLKNLKKTTSCKYSHIGTRKNDVAIFSQYPIVKKGEIEFRKGNWCNAIFADIKIKGKIYRIYNLHLESNRMGGKNYAFINKKEFKADEQELEEIKDISYRLKHAFKQRANQAQIIRNHISQSPYPVIVCGDFNATAHSYSYQTIKGDFTDCFNEHGTGIGTTYSGDFPSFRIDFILHDNNSKCNYYKRIKKKYSDHFPVYVELKLNKE; from the coding sequence TTGAAAAATTTTCTTCATAATGCATTGGTAATTTTTAGCCTTATTTTTTCGGGTTCCTTACTCGTTTCTTATTCGGCTGCTTTTATCAATCCTGAAAAATTTTGCTTACCTGCTTTTTGGGGACTAGCGTATCCTTATTTGTTGGCTGCTAATATCCTTTTTGTTATTTACTGGATTTTTAGAAGACGATGGAGCTTTTTAATTCCTCTAACTATTATTTTAATTGGATACAAACCACTTAGCAATTTTATTCAACTAAATAAATCGAGAACTAAAGTTAAAACAGAATCGGATCTTACTCTTTTGACCTATAATGTTAGGGCTTTCGATAAATATCAATGGACTAAAGATCCGAAAACACCTGAAAAAACACTTCAGCTTTTACAAGAAAAAAATGCTGGAATAATTTGTTTTCAGGAGTTTCGCTATACACCTAATGGAATTTTATCATTAAAAAATTTAAAAAAGACCACTTCTTGCAAATATTCCCATATTGGAACAAGGAAAAATGATGTTGCCATATTTTCTCAATACCCAATTGTAAAAAAAGGAGAAATAGAATTTCGAAAAGGCAATTGGTGCAATGCTATTTTTGCTGACATAAAAATTAAAGGTAAAATATATAGAATTTATAATCTCCATTTGGAATCGAACCGAATGGGAGGCAAAAACTATGCATTTATCAATAAAAAAGAATTTAAAGCCGACGAACAGGAATTAGAAGAAATTAAAGATATTTCATATCGTCTTAAGCATGCTTTTAAACAAAGGGCAAATCAGGCACAAATTATCCGTAATCACATTTCTCAATCGCCTTATCCGGTAATTGTATGTGGCGATTTTAATGCTACAGCTCACTCTTATTCCTATCAAACAATTAAGGGGGATTTTACCGATTGTTTTAATGAACATGGTACTGGTATTGGTACAACATATTCGGGCGATTTTCCTTCGTTCAGAATCGATTTTATTTTGCACGACAACAATTCAAAATGCAATTATTATAAGCGAATAAAAAAGAAATATTCCGATCATTTTCCGGTTTATGTAGAGCTCAAATTAAACAAAGAATAA
- the trxA gene encoding thioredoxin, translated as MTIEVNDSNFEEVVLKSDKPVLVDFWAEWCGPCRMVGPIVDELSQDYDGKVVVTKMDVDSCPATSAKFGIRNIPTVLFFKGGEIVDKQVGAVPKSSFAEKIDALL; from the coding sequence ATGACAATTGAAGTAAACGATTCTAATTTCGAAGAAGTTGTATTGAAATCAGATAAACCTGTATTGGTTGATTTTTGGGCTGAATGGTGTGGTCCATGTAGAATGGTTGGCCCAATCGTGGACGAACTTTCACAAGATTATGATGGAAAAGTTGTTGTAACAAAAATGGATGTTGATAGCTGTCCTGCTACTTCAGCTAAATTTGGAATTCGTAATATTCCTACTGTTCTTTTCTTTAAAGGAGGCGAAATTGTTGACAAACAAGTTGGAGCAGTTCCAAAATCAAGCTTTGCTGAAAAAATTGATGCTCTTTTGTAA